In the genome of Nitrososphaerales archaeon, one region contains:
- a CDS encoding 50S ribosomal protein L16, whose translation MKGRNYREHKGMPYVRREFIAGNPQSKIAKFTGGSTGDYDFKVELICNAKVQVRHNALEAARLAANKVMSEVGETAFYSLLRVYPHVILRENKMIATAGADRLQEGMRRAFGKAIGLAARVRPGQVILELRVKASDLEKAKDAMRTASSKLPMTTDIKITPLKEVEKLVT comes from the coding sequence GTGAAGGGACGAAATTATCGCGAACATAAAGGCATGCCTTATGTAAGGCGTGAGTTTATCGCAGGGAACCCTCAGTCTAAAATAGCGAAGTTTACAGGAGGTTCTACCGGAGATTACGATTTTAAGGTTGAACTTATTTGCAATGCGAAGGTTCAGGTAAGGCATAATGCATTGGAGGCTGCCAGGTTGGCTGCTAACAAGGTAATGTCTGAGGTAGGTGAAACGGCATTCTACAGTTTGCTTAGGGTGTATCCACATGTTATATTACGTGAGAACAAGATGATTGCCACCGCAGGTGCAGACAGGTTACAGGAGGGAATGCGTAGGGCGTTTGGGAAGGCCATTGGGCTTGCAGCTAGGGTAAGGCCAGGGCAGGTCATACTTGAATTACGAGTTAAAGCTTCTGACCTTGAAAAAGCAAAAGATGCCATGCGTACAGCTTCGAGCAAGTTACCCATGACAACCGACATAAAGATAACGC